A window of Sulfurimonas gotlandica GD1 contains these coding sequences:
- a CDS encoding Mur ligase family protein has translation MLDIEILTAFVTNVLFVTVLGWYLITNLQWYDYKLSRVILKHHKPHWHLLYFFIPFMAYYTTGQYFSIFFYFAVAPAIFVWHKKLDKKLVLTWRVKRFLILLVSLVLFQDVLCTLKEACGTYGVFMPLAMAYIGSFMIEKFLFMAFKKEAKKKLSSIKDMQIVAITGSYGKTSIKNFVTEILSTKYRVYSTPRSVNTIGGIMRDINESLPSDTEIYICEAGARESGDIYEITTFLEPQIVVVGKVGEAHLEYFKSLKNIIATKLEIMQSPRLMKAFIHSSVTDEPHDKVTFFGDNIQNMDATIDGTNFELKLGSDILTLHTNILGSFQTMNIEAAVNVAKSFGMSNSEITKAVAKLTPVEHRLQKIVAGGKIILDDGYNGNIDGMLEGIRLCSLHEGRKVIVTPGLVESSDELNLKLIDAINEVFDIVIVTGALNATLFEKNIKVTNKTILHDKSKIQDVLASQTKAGDIILFANDAPNFI, from the coding sequence ATGTTAGATATTGAGATTTTAACTGCTTTTGTAACAAATGTTTTGTTTGTAACGGTACTTGGATGGTATCTTATTACAAATCTTCAATGGTATGATTATAAACTCTCTCGTGTTATTTTAAAACATCATAAGCCACATTGGCATCTGCTGTACTTTTTTATCCCGTTTATGGCTTATTACACAACTGGACAATACTTTAGTATTTTCTTTTATTTCGCTGTTGCTCCTGCTATTTTTGTTTGGCACAAAAAGCTGGATAAGAAACTTGTTCTTACTTGGAGAGTTAAAAGATTTCTAATCCTTCTAGTCTCTTTGGTTCTTTTTCAAGATGTACTTTGTACACTAAAAGAAGCTTGTGGAACTTATGGTGTGTTTATGCCTCTGGCTATGGCTTACATCGGTAGCTTTATGATAGAAAAGTTTCTATTTATGGCATTTAAAAAAGAAGCAAAAAAGAAGCTAAGCTCAATCAAAGATATGCAAATAGTTGCTATTACCGGAAGTTATGGGAAAACAAGTATAAAAAACTTTGTAACTGAAATATTAAGCACTAAGTATAGAGTTTATTCAACTCCGAGAAGCGTAAATACTATCGGTGGAATCATGCGCGATATAAATGAGTCATTGCCAAGTGATACTGAGATATATATCTGTGAGGCAGGTGCTAGGGAGAGTGGTGACATTTATGAGATCACTACCTTTTTAGAGCCTCAAATTGTAGTTGTCGGAAAAGTTGGAGAGGCTCACTTAGAGTACTTTAAATCTTTAAAAAACATCATAGCAACTAAGCTTGAGATTATGCAGTCACCAAGACTTATGAAAGCTTTTATACACTCTTCTGTGACTGATGAACCACATGATAAAGTTACTTTCTTTGGCGATAATATTCAAAATATGGATGCAACTATTGATGGAACAAACTTTGAGTTAAAACTGGGTAGTGATATTTTGACACTTCATACAAATATACTGGGCTCTTTTCAAACTATGAATATTGAAGCTGCGGTAAATGTAGCTAAAAGTTTTGGTATGAGTAACTCAGAGATAACTAAAGCAGTAGCTAAACTGACTCCAGTAGAGCATAGACTTCAAAAAATAGTAGCCGGTGGAAAAATCATCTTAGATGACGGATATAACGGAAATATAGATGGAATGCTAGAGGGCATAAGACTATGTTCATTACATGAAGGCAGAAAAGTCATAGTAACTCCTGGACTTGTTGAGAGTAGTGATGAGCTTAACCTAAAACTTATAGATGCAATAAACGAAGTCTTTGACATAGTAATAGTGACGGGTGCTTTAAACGCAACACTCTTTGAAAAGAACATAAAAGTTACAAACAAAACTATACTGCATGATAAGTCAAAAATTCAAGATGTTTTAGCTTCTCAGACAAAAGCAGGAGATATTATTCTCTTTGCAAACGACGCACCGAACTTTATATAG
- a CDS encoding D-alanine--D-alanine ligase, translated as MKLTILFGGASFEHEISIVSAITLKGKLSGFDLSFVFCDQDHKFYLIEASKMKATTFSRGEHKKMPQLSITNGSFSQKTMFSSVEHTGTVLNLIHGADGEDGTIASLLDFFSIKYIGPRTDASVFSYDKRYTKWLCVAKNIKSVEYEVLSSKEHTNINIPYPIIIKPARLGSSIGVSIVRNESELDYALDVAFEFDKTVIVEPFIEGVKEYNLAGFMAKGEVYFSIVEEPQKEEFLDFEKKYMDFSRSEKVLKAGISPELEVKLKRAFEKVYKNLFEGALIRCDFFVVDGKVLLNEINPIPGSMANYLFDDFKSSIELLSNSLPSNKRVKVNYEYIHSISQAKGK; from the coding sequence TTGAAATTAACAATTTTATTTGGTGGTGCAAGTTTTGAACATGAGATAAGTATCGTAAGTGCTATAACTCTCAAGGGAAAATTATCTGGGTTTGATCTGAGTTTTGTCTTCTGTGATCAAGATCATAAGTTTTATCTGATAGAAGCTTCAAAGATGAAAGCTACTACTTTTAGTAGAGGTGAACATAAAAAGATGCCACAACTTAGCATCACAAACGGTTCATTTTCTCAAAAGACTATGTTTAGTTCAGTTGAACATACTGGGACAGTTTTAAATCTTATTCATGGAGCTGATGGAGAAGATGGAACTATAGCATCTCTGCTAGACTTTTTTTCTATAAAATACATAGGTCCAAGAACAGATGCTAGTGTATTCTCGTATGACAAAAGATACACAAAGTGGCTTTGCGTGGCAAAAAATATAAAAAGTGTAGAGTATGAAGTTCTCTCTTCAAAAGAGCATACAAACATAAATATTCCATATCCAATCATCATAAAACCTGCACGTCTTGGAAGCTCTATCGGGGTTAGTATCGTAAGAAATGAAAGCGAACTTGATTATGCTCTTGATGTTGCTTTTGAGTTTGACAAAACTGTTATAGTAGAGCCATTTATAGAAGGTGTAAAAGAGTATAACTTAGCTGGTTTCATGGCGAAGGGTGAGGTATATTTTTCTATAGTTGAAGAGCCTCAAAAAGAAGAGTTTTTAGATTTTGAGAAAAAATATATGGACTTTTCACGTTCTGAGAAAGTTTTAAAAGCAGGTATTAGTCCTGAATTAGAAGTTAAGTTAAAACGTGCTTTTGAGAAGGTCTATAAAAATCTTTTTGAAGGTGCGCTTATCAGATGTGATTTCTTTGTAGTTGACGGAAAAGTTCTTCTGAACGAAATAAATCCAATCCCAGGTTCTATGGCGAACTACCTTTTTGATGATTTTAAAAGTTCAATAGAACTACTTAGTAATTCACTTCCAAGTAATAAAAGAGTAAAAGTAAACTATGAATATATTCACTCTATTAGTCAGGCGAAAGGTAAATAA
- a CDS encoding LapD/MoxY N-terminal periplasmic domain-containing protein translates to MTLFRQIAILLSIFLIILLSTVLFLNFKNASKSVSQRLYEDAKNTATSLSLSLASANGDISMMSIMIDANFDSGHYGYISLVDVDDELLHERKTQNDMPNVPAWFLNAIDLQAPIALANVSAGWNPIGILNVQSNVSYAYTQLYTILISLFVSFSILSTIGLVVLNSVLIIILKPLKKVQLQAEAVVRNEFVVEDTDIFTKEFRDVVVGMNTMVLKSKAMFDKGNIALKKQKELEYTDKVTKLKNRKYFMHKLPEYLKADSSSNGGINLIIEISGLIEANDEIGHDSVNKLLCDIADVLRDYSSQHRHAILARMNPTEFFILIPDLSYEDGVIVVDGIDCFIQDIVDEYDLDSSEVYASIGLSEYSYKDKVGVLLARADSALTHSKYLRNNKYLQKVENISEIMSNDEWKSVIGKAIKKNSFFLKTHSILDTKNKKEIYKSIYFILKTDDDTTYDYDQFMLHANQLKLSNGIYKNILNMIFKNHDTKLYATACSFKLSYDFIMHDETYKFMENLFTYYAANLQFKLIIELPDKLVRTNSQEVKQYKTLFDKYSIDIGIGEFIGESTDYQYLQDLRPVYIKADKNYFIDQNEHMLSALRLITDSAGISLIATSVNNDGAFHSLSEKDIYVIEGELTKTIKL, encoded by the coding sequence ATGACACTTTTTAGACAAATAGCAATACTGCTATCAATATTTTTGATAATTTTACTTTCAACTGTTTTATTTTTAAACTTTAAAAATGCAAGTAAATCAGTTAGCCAAAGACTATATGAGGATGCGAAAAATACGGCAACTTCTCTTAGCTTATCATTGGCTAGTGCTAATGGTGATATCTCTATGATGTCTATCATGATAGATGCGAATTTTGATAGTGGGCATTATGGGTATATATCTTTAGTAGATGTAGATGATGAACTACTTCATGAGAGAAAAACTCAGAATGATATGCCAAATGTTCCCGCATGGTTTTTAAATGCTATTGATTTACAAGCGCCTATAGCCTTGGCAAATGTTTCAGCAGGTTGGAATCCCATTGGAATTTTAAATGTTCAGAGCAATGTATCATATGCTTATACTCAATTATATACTATTTTAATAAGTCTGTTTGTATCCTTTTCAATTCTATCAACTATAGGTCTTGTTGTATTAAACTCTGTTTTAATTATAATATTGAAACCACTTAAAAAGGTTCAACTACAGGCTGAAGCTGTTGTGAGAAATGAATTTGTTGTTGAAGATACAGATATCTTCACAAAAGAGTTTAGAGATGTAGTTGTTGGAATGAATACTATGGTTCTAAAATCTAAAGCTATGTTTGATAAAGGAAATATAGCTCTAAAAAAACAAAAAGAGTTAGAATACACTGATAAAGTTACAAAACTTAAAAATCGTAAATACTTTATGCATAAATTACCAGAGTATTTAAAAGCAGATTCCTCATCAAACGGAGGAATAAATTTAATCATAGAAATAAGTGGTTTAATAGAAGCAAATGATGAAATAGGTCATGATAGTGTTAATAAACTACTGTGTGATATAGCTGATGTACTCAGAGATTATTCAAGTCAACATCGACATGCAATACTAGCAAGAATGAATCCGACAGAGTTCTTTATATTGATACCAGACTTGTCGTATGAAGACGGAGTAATAGTAGTTGATGGTATTGATTGTTTTATTCAAGATATTGTGGACGAATATGACCTTGACTCTTCTGAAGTATATGCATCGATTGGACTAAGTGAGTATAGTTATAAAGATAAAGTTGGTGTACTCTTAGCCCGTGCAGATAGTGCACTAACACATTCAAAATATTTAAGAAATAATAAATATCTACAAAAAGTTGAAAATATTTCTGAGATTATGAGTAATGATGAATGGAAAAGTGTTATAGGTAAAGCTATAAAGAAAAACAGTTTCTTCTTGAAAACACATAGTATACTAGACACCAAAAATAAAAAAGAGATTTATAAGTCTATATATTTTATATTAAAAACAGATGATGATACTACGTACGATTATGATCAGTTTATGTTACATGCTAATCAACTAAAACTAAGTAATGGTATTTACAAAAATATATTAAATATGATATTTAAAAACCATGATACAAAACTATACGCAACTGCATGTTCATTTAAGCTATCTTATGACTTTATTATGCATGATGAGACATATAAATTTATGGAAAATCTTTTCACTTATTATGCTGCAAATTTACAGTTTAAATTGATTATTGAGTTGCCAGATAAGTTGGTTCGTACAAATTCTCAAGAGGTTAAACAATATAAAACTTTATTTGATAAATACTCAATTGACATTGGAATAGGAGAGTTTATTGGTGAAAGTACAGATTATCAATATTTACAAGATTTGAGACCTGTATATATTAAAGCAGATAAAAATTATTTTATAGATCAAAATGAACATATGTTGAGTGCTCTTAGACTTATTACAGATTCGGCTGGTATCTCTCTTATAGCTACAAGTGTAAATAATGATGGAGCTTTTCACAGTTTAAGTGAAAAAGATATCTATGTAATAGAAGGAGAGCTTACAAAGACGATTAAACTTTAG
- a CDS encoding caspase family protein, whose product MKNQIFILLILNMLASSLISAGETTLKLDTKGHTGLIRDIVITKDKDILTAGDDKTIRIWDRSGVEKRKILGQIDIGAAGSIYTIALSEDEKYLAVGGYLGKYTGTKARVDEESHWIRIHDYSTGKLHKVLKSHTNIINDLSFSDDGKYMISASADDSVKIWNVNDDFSLEDTITFHSKDAYGGRVIKKNGKYYVVTVSYDNKIALYDMQNRKVIKSQSSDYQLKSLAVSNPFGDQIATCGKGKEILIYDSDLNFVKKIKSETIPEGLAFSKDEKMLISGTSNSPNIVNIYNVNDNYSLKSTFKEHKNVSIAVGFLDNNTAVSTGGIKSEVVIWDVNTLKVNKKVYGVGGKIWGVGISGDNIAWTHKWTRSNGLSELQKSINLKTFNISNVKQTSYFSRISTINGNYTLMTSAGGDYGKNDAILNIQKDGQTKAKITRMSYDGYHHSCYGWYKDYVISAGSGGHIKVYSKSGTEIASLVGHSGEVWSIAVDGDRLVSGNDDQTIKVWDLSRLSNLDSSKVISPMLSIFAGTDDEWVVWSKSGYFNSSVGGDKYVGYHINQGPNNQARYVGSDKYFDTLFRPDIIASIWQTGSEEKAIAFASRTKKVKSVNVAKSLPPVVNLLSSSNIKTSKNSIEVKFSVSSKEDIKEIIIIHNGERINARGLKKKDNKDFKSVIIELDSGENIVSIKATNKFAMSDEVLVYATKTTQAKSIYKPTLYMLSIGVSKYKNSEYNLGVADKDAESMVKIFKAQKGKIYKDVVAKILVNSDASSDNILDGLDWIDKEATSKDVVIVFIAGHGVNDDKGTYYFLSHDANLESLRRSAVKWTEIQDTMSNLPSKVILIADTCHSGNITGTRRDITSAIKSIVNSGSGSVIMTATTGSGYSYEKTEWGHGAFTKSFIDGLGDMKADYDSDGTVTIKEIDLYVTSRVKELTKGKQKPTTIIPSSVPDFAIGVR is encoded by the coding sequence ATGAAGAATCAGATTTTTATACTGCTTATACTCAATATGTTGGCTTCAAGCCTGATTAGTGCAGGTGAGACCACTTTAAAGCTTGATACAAAAGGTCACACAGGCCTCATAAGAGATATTGTCATAACCAAAGATAAAGACATACTAACTGCCGGAGACGACAAGACTATAAGGATTTGGGACAGAAGTGGTGTTGAGAAACGAAAGATATTAGGACAGATTGATATCGGAGCAGCTGGTTCTATATATACTATTGCCTTAAGTGAAGATGAGAAATATCTAGCTGTTGGCGGATACTTGGGAAAATATACAGGTACTAAGGCTAGGGTAGACGAAGAATCTCACTGGATCAGAATACATGACTACTCAACAGGTAAACTACATAAAGTCTTAAAATCCCATACAAATATTATTAATGATCTCTCATTTAGCGATGATGGAAAATATATGATCTCAGCATCAGCAGATGACAGTGTAAAAATTTGGAATGTAAATGATGATTTTAGTTTAGAAGATACTATAACATTTCATTCAAAAGATGCGTATGGTGGAAGAGTCATAAAAAAGAATGGCAAGTACTATGTTGTAACTGTAAGTTATGACAATAAAATAGCTCTGTACGATATGCAAAATAGAAAAGTAATAAAAAGTCAAAGTAGTGACTATCAACTAAAAAGTCTAGCCGTCTCAAATCCTTTTGGAGATCAAATAGCAACTTGTGGTAAGGGTAAAGAGATACTAATATATGACTCTGATCTGAACTTTGTAAAAAAGATAAAATCAGAGACAATACCAGAAGGTTTGGCTTTTAGTAAAGATGAGAAGATGCTAATATCAGGAACCAGTAATTCTCCTAACATTGTAAATATATATAATGTTAATGATAATTACAGTTTAAAGAGTACTTTTAAAGAGCATAAAAATGTATCTATTGCTGTTGGTTTTTTAGATAATAATACAGCAGTAAGTACAGGCGGCATAAAGAGTGAAGTTGTAATATGGGATGTAAACACTCTAAAGGTTAATAAAAAAGTTTATGGAGTAGGTGGTAAAATATGGGGAGTTGGCATCAGTGGAGACAACATTGCATGGACTCATAAATGGACAAGATCCAATGGACTAAGTGAACTGCAAAAATCAATCAATTTAAAAACATTTAATATCTCAAACGTTAAACAAACATCTTACTTTAGTAGAATCTCCACTATCAACGGTAACTACACGCTTATGACTTCAGCAGGTGGAGACTATGGAAAAAATGATGCAATACTAAACATACAAAAAGATGGGCAGACAAAAGCAAAAATAACAAGAATGTCATACGATGGCTATCATCATAGTTGCTATGGCTGGTATAAAGACTATGTCATCAGTGCTGGCAGTGGCGGGCATATAAAAGTATATAGTAAAAGTGGGACTGAAATAGCCTCATTAGTAGGTCATAGCGGAGAAGTCTGGTCTATTGCAGTTGATGGTGACAGACTGGTAAGTGGCAACGATGATCAGACTATAAAAGTATGGGATCTAAGTCGTCTTAGTAATCTTGATTCATCAAAAGTTATATCTCCAATGCTTAGTATATTTGCAGGGACTGATGATGAGTGGGTGGTCTGGTCTAAGAGCGGTTACTTTAACTCATCTGTCGGCGGTGATAAATATGTTGGTTATCATATAAATCAAGGACCAAATAATCAAGCTAGATACGTTGGAAGTGACAAGTACTTCGATACACTTTTTAGACCAGATATTATCGCATCTATCTGGCAGACAGGTAGTGAAGAAAAAGCCATAGCCTTTGCAAGTAGAACAAAAAAGGTAAAGAGTGTTAATGTAGCCAAATCTCTTCCTCCTGTTGTAAACTTGCTTAGCAGTTCAAATATTAAGACTTCGAAAAATTCAATAGAAGTGAAGTTTAGTGTTAGTTCTAAAGAAGATATAAAAGAGATAATTATTATTCATAACGGTGAGCGAATAAACGCTAGGGGACTTAAAAAGAAAGATAATAAAGATTTTAAAAGTGTAATAATAGAGCTAGATTCAGGTGAAAATATAGTGAGTATAAAAGCCACAAATAAGTTTGCCATGAGTGATGAAGTGCTTGTTTATGCTACAAAAACAACACAAGCTAAAAGCATATATAAACCAACCCTTTATATGCTCAGCATTGGAGTAAGTAAGTATAAAAATTCTGAGTATAACTTGGGTGTTGCAGATAAAGATGCTGAGTCTATGGTTAAAATATTTAAAGCTCAAAAGGGCAAAATATATAAAGATGTAGTAGCAAAGATCCTTGTTAACTCAGATGCAAGCAGTGATAACATACTTGATGGATTAGACTGGATAGATAAAGAGGCTACTAGCAAAGATGTTGTAATAGTTTTTATCGCAGGACATGGAGTAAATGACGATAAAGGAACTTACTACTTCTTAAGCCATGATGCAAATCTAGAGAGCCTTAGGCGCTCAGCAGTAAAATGGACAGAGATACAAGATACTATGAGTAATCTACCATCAAAAGTAATACTCATTGCAGATACCTGCCACAGTGGAAATATCACAGGCACAAGACGTGACATAACAAGCGCTATCAAAAGCATAGTGAACTCTGGTAGCGGTAGTGTTATTATGACAGCGACTACTGGTAGTGGTTATTCTTATGAGAAAACAGAATGGGGACATGGAGCTTTTACTAAGAGTTTTATAGATGGACTTGGTGACATGAAAGCGGACTATGACAGTGATGGAACTGTAACGATAAAAGAGATTGATTTGTATGTAACTTCTAGAGTTAAAGAACTAACTAAAGGCAAGCAAAAACCTACAACAATTATACCTTCTTCGGTACCTGATTTTGCTATTGGAGTCAGGTAG
- a CDS encoding alpha/beta fold hydrolase, which yields MAIKSIQYNQHTLDVSYEILNPEAPVDLIILHGWGSNKNLMKKSFSSYMDTFRHIYIDLPGFGGSTCNVALETKDYARIVELLMIHINASKDIILGHSFGGKVAVLLEPKVLVLVASAGIYVPKSFKVKAKIYIFKMFKIFGLAKLRSMFVADDAKYLSEPMYQTFKNVVDEDFSDDFAAYNGKALLCWGVGDTATPLSSAQKIDALINDSTLKVYDGDHYFFMTHAEQVSKEIQATFLKTLEHV from the coding sequence ATGGCTATAAAATCTATACAGTACAATCAGCACACTTTAGATGTAAGTTATGAAATACTTAATCCTGAGGCTCCAGTAGATTTAATCATTTTACATGGCTGGGGAAGTAACAAAAATTTGATGAAAAAGTCATTTTCTTCTTATATGGATACTTTTCGCCATATATATATAGACTTGCCAGGTTTTGGAGGAAGCACATGCAATGTAGCTCTTGAGACTAAGGACTATGCAAGAATAGTTGAACTACTAATGATTCATATAAATGCATCTAAAGATATTATACTTGGTCATTCATTTGGTGGTAAAGTGGCTGTTTTACTAGAGCCTAAGGTCCTTGTTTTAGTTGCTAGTGCAGGTATTTATGTACCAAAATCTTTTAAAGTAAAAGCTAAGATATATATATTTAAAATGTTTAAAATATTTGGACTTGCAAAACTCCGCTCTATGTTTGTAGCAGACGACGCAAAATATCTAAGTGAACCAATGTATCAGACATTTAAAAATGTCGTAGATGAAGATTTCTCTGATGATTTTGCAGCTTACAATGGTAAAGCACTTTTATGTTGGGGAGTGGGAGATACTGCAACACCGCTAAGTTCTGCCCAGAAAATTGATGCTCTTATAAATGATTCCACTCTTAAAGTTTATGATGGAGACCACTATTTCTTCATGACACATGCTGAGCAGGTATCTAAAGAGATTCAAGCTACATTTCTAAAAACTCTGGAACATGTATAA
- the ruvA gene encoding Holliday junction branch migration protein RuvA encodes MIVGINGNVIYKEPAFVHVDVSGVVYEVFISLHTFSTLGNAEVKLLTTQIIREDAQLLFGFLDMAEKKMFERLIKISGVGPKVAMAICSTYTPNQFATVINNKDMNGVKKVPGIGPKSAGRILVELSGFDVELVSSGDAPKSLAFNQASEALESLGFKKDKISKVLSLCKGEDTASLVKEALKLLQTI; translated from the coding sequence ATGATAGTTGGAATAAACGGTAATGTAATATATAAAGAGCCAGCATTTGTGCATGTTGATGTAAGTGGAGTAGTTTATGAAGTTTTTATCTCTTTACATACTTTCTCGACTTTAGGAAATGCTGAGGTAAAACTCTTAACAACGCAGATAATTCGTGAAGATGCTCAGTTGCTTTTTGGATTTTTAGATATGGCAGAGAAAAAAATGTTTGAGCGACTCATAAAGATAAGCGGAGTTGGTCCAAAAGTGGCAATGGCAATTTGCTCAACTTACACACCAAATCAGTTTGCAACAGTCATAAATAACAAAGATATGAACGGTGTAAAAAAAGTACCTGGAATCGGACCTAAAAGTGCAGGACGAATTTTAGTTGAGCTAAGTGGTTTTGATGTTGAACTTGTATCATCTGGCGATGCCCCTAAGAGTTTAGCATTTAACCAAGCAAGTGAAGCACTTGAATCACTTGGATTTAAGAAAGATAAAATTTCTAAAGTTCTAAGTTTATGTAAAGGTGAAGATACTGCTTCACTGGTAAAAGAGGCTCTAAAACTACTTCAAACTATCTAA
- a CDS encoding arsenate reductase family protein, with protein MKLYGIPTCGSVRNARKFFKDNDIDLEFVDFKKTSVDCEKVDEWLEQMDMDVLFNNRGTKYKTLMLKELNLDDSGKREWLCKENMLFKRPIIEFNGKVVVGWDEEKYKEIFIK; from the coding sequence ATGAAACTGTACGGCATACCAACTTGTGGTAGTGTAAGAAATGCAAGAAAATTTTTTAAAGATAATGATATTGATTTAGAATTTGTTGATTTTAAAAAAACTTCTGTTGATTGTGAGAAAGTTGATGAGTGGTTAGAGCAGATGGATATGGATGTTCTTTTTAACAACCGCGGAACTAAGTACAAAACTTTGATGTTAAAAGAGTTGAACCTTGATGATAGTGGTAAAAGAGAGTGGCTTTGTAAAGAAAATATGCTTTTTAAAAGACCGATCATAGAGTTTAATGGCAAAGTAGTAGTTGGCTGGGATGAAGAAAAATACAAAGAAATATTTATAAAGTAA
- a CDS encoding flagellar assembly protein A: MSLFGSSKTSTSSLKKIRPTVVRTQNVAKELMSIAKSNDVNVNTIDFNILEVQTYTRLNKGDKEADWEEAAAEDLTELEDKGAILDKNFQIKQMYEIEIFSKIENDPYGDFHLAVGANATKCKVYLSIREGSKVSYNPRFEQELLILINKSKVRANILINIFDEMLPDIVSKIAAHVRVEEKAVYDKNEAHLIAEAYEPTPTTNDALIFHYDKKDTVNDKEKVDYANRGFIKSVHKDELLIEYVKIKEGKPGRNCRGEFMEPKEPIEANVPTFTTDDTIKVVESEKNIEYRAVENGYIALEGSVYTIQSDVDIGEISFKTTGSITAGVDSDVNISVKETDAVKDAIGAGMSVEVSEIDIEGNVGSNAKVIALKANIGGQTHKTATIRADNLSINVHKGKAYGKNIHITRLEHGEVDGDIVEVSQAMGGHIRAKEISIELCGSYVNATASRLIEIKKLQGSENIFTIDPVLKKSAQEGLNENQESIMELENSVKNIKKEIDTYTNLVKDNQATFNDVKKRLIHYKKNGVKMPTSFVKQYKQFQKVQEHLVNIKKEFNIKNDQLNLLTTKTASFQDNIFDARIINRDKWTGYNEIIFKLVDPPIEVSMKPPEGSPDKIFAIVELEDGTYEIEAVKE, translated from the coding sequence ATGTCACTATTTGGCTCAAGCAAAACTAGCACATCATCATTAAAAAAGATTCGACCGACCGTTGTACGTACGCAGAACGTTGCAAAAGAGTTGATGTCAATCGCAAAATCTAACGATGTAAATGTAAATACTATAGATTTCAATATTCTAGAAGTTCAAACATATACAAGATTAAATAAGGGTGATAAAGAGGCAGACTGGGAAGAGGCGGCTGCTGAAGACCTTACAGAGCTAGAAGACAAGGGTGCCATACTAGATAAAAATTTTCAAATTAAACAGATGTATGAGATAGAGATTTTTTCAAAAATAGAAAACGATCCATACGGTGACTTTCACTTGGCAGTTGGTGCAAATGCTACTAAGTGTAAAGTATACCTAAGCATAAGAGAGGGTTCGAAAGTATCTTATAACCCAAGGTTTGAGCAAGAACTTTTAATACTCATAAATAAGAGTAAAGTCCGTGCAAATATTCTTATTAATATTTTTGATGAGATGCTTCCAGATATTGTCTCAAAGATTGCTGCTCATGTTAGAGTAGAAGAGAAAGCTGTTTATGACAAGAATGAAGCACACTTAATAGCTGAAGCTTATGAACCAACTCCTACTACAAACGATGCTCTGATTTTTCACTATGATAAAAAAGATACAGTAAATGACAAAGAGAAAGTAGACTATGCAAATAGAGGTTTTATTAAGAGTGTACATAAGGATGAACTTCTTATAGAATATGTAAAGATAAAAGAGGGTAAACCTGGTAGAAACTGTCGTGGTGAGTTTATGGAACCAAAAGAGCCAATAGAAGCAAATGTCCCAACTTTTACTACTGATGACACAATAAAAGTTGTAGAGAGTGAGAAAAATATTGAGTATCGTGCAGTTGAAAATGGATATATTGCTCTTGAAGGAAGTGTTTATACTATACAGTCTGATGTAGATATAGGTGAAATTAGTTTTAAAACAACAGGCTCCATTACAGCTGGTGTTGACTCAGATGTGAATATAAGTGTAAAAGAGACAGACGCCGTAAAAGATGCCATAGGTGCCGGTATGTCAGTTGAAGTCAGTGAAATTGACATTGAAGGTAATGTCGGTTCAAATGCTAAAGTTATAGCTTTAAAAGCTAACATAGGCGGACAGACTCATAAAACTGCAACAATAAGAGCAGACAACTTAAGTATAAATGTTCATAAAGGAAAAGCGTATGGAAAAAATATTCATATAACTAGACTTGAACATGGAGAGGTAGATGGAGATATTGTTGAAGTTTCTCAGGCAATGGGTGGACATATACGAGCAAAAGAAATATCTATAGAATTGTGCGGGTCTTATGTAAATGCAACAGCTTCAAGACTTATAGAGATAAAAAAACTTCAAGGAAGTGAAAATATCTTTACTATAGATCCGGTTCTAAAAAAATCTGCTCAAGAGGGACTTAACGAGAACCAAGAAAGTATAATGGAGCTAGAGAATTCAGTTAAAAATATTAAAAAAGAGATAGACACATATACAAATCTTGTTAAAGATAATCAAGCAACTTTTAATGATGTGAAAAAACGTCTAATCCACTACAAAAAGAATGGAGTGAAGATGCCTACGTCTTTTGTAAAGCAGTATAAGCAGTTTCAAAAAGTTCAAGAGCACTTAGTGAATATTAAAAAAGAGTTTAATATTAAGAATGATCAGCTAAATTTATTGACCACTAAGACAGCTTCATTTCAAGATAATATCTTCGATGCAAGAATTATTAACAGAGATAAATGGACAGGATATAATGAGATAATCTTTAAACTTGTAGATCCACCAATAGAAGTGTCAATGAAGCCGCCGGAAGGCTCACCAGATAAAATTTTCGCGATTGTAGAACTTGAAGATGGTACGTATGAGATAGAGGCGGTTAAAGAGTAG